Proteins co-encoded in one Papaver somniferum cultivar HN1 chromosome 5, ASM357369v1, whole genome shotgun sequence genomic window:
- the LOC113280778 gene encoding serpin-Z7-like — MGLMKSLNETQIQGQPSPLSLVNSVWVNESCELNPKFQEVANSIFNAHVQAVDFDHKANEVRLMVNEWVESKTSGIIKNLVPEGSFDRTTMVVLVNALYFKGVWHQVPYMSSTEEYQYIACQNGFKVLKLPYQLQKQTASRGENDNPFDDDDMFDDSAQRFSMYIVLPDSRDGLGELIDKANNSAGFLHQCVPNYMPLKRTGEFKVPKFKITFEFDAKRVLKDMGLVLPFSFPSRID, encoded by the exons ATGGGTCTTATGAAATCATTGAATGAAACCCAAATTCAAGGACAACCATCCCCGTTATCTCTTGTTAATAGTGTTTGGGTcaatgaatcttgtgaattaaaTCCCAAATTTCAAGAGGTTGCAAATTCAATCTTTAATGCACATGTTCAAGCTGTAGATTTCGATCATAAG gCTAATGAAGTGAGACTGATGGTTAACGAATGGGTGGAGTCGAAAACTagtggaataataaaaaatttagTTCCGGAAGGATCATTCGACAGGACCACAATGGTTGTGCTGGTGAATGCACTCTATTTCAAAGGAGTATGGCATCAAG TCCCATATATGAGTAGTACAGAGGAATACCAATACATAGCGTGTCAAAACGGCTTCAAAGTGCTTAAACTTCCATATCAATTACAAAAACAAACAGCGAGCAGGGGTGAGAATGATAATCCGTTCGATGATGATGACATGTTTGATGATAGTGCTCAACGTTTTTCTATGTATATTGTATTACCTGATAGCCGGGATGGACTTGGAGAGTTGATAGACAAGGCAAATAATTCAGCTGGATTTTTGCACCAGTGTGTTCCAAACTACATGCCATTGAAACGAACAGGAGAGTTCAAGGTCCCAAAGTTTAAGATAACATTTGAATTTGACGCGAAAAGAGTTCTCAAAGATATGGGATTAGTATTGCCTTTCAGTTTCCCAAGCAGAATTGACTGA
- the LOC113278592 gene encoding glucan 1,3-beta-glucosidase-like, which produces MADIVGVNTVDQLKANISLSASGVDGLNGEKVKAVNLGNWLVIEGWMKPSLFEGIPVGDMLDGAKVRFKSLSSNKYVSAEDGGSSCVVTVDREVASNWETFRLWRVSQSEFQFRTHNGQFLSCGGEGASVSVTSNYPSSTETFSIVRSSNDRVHIKLSSGTYLQVSSGNELKADYIGIPEWEDNAATFEMTFEGGKVMLGEYQLTNGYGYEKATEVLNEHWSSYITQADFQFLSENGINTVRIPVGWWIAQDPNPPAPYIGGSLAALDNAFKWAQEYNIKCIVNLHAVIGSQNGWEHSASRDGSVDWGTSDENIQQSLDVIEFLASRYGSDPALLGIQLLNEPKSSEVPFYVLQDYYSKGYNIVRKYSATAYVIMCQFVDTDPTELYHAIAKLGLSNVVLDLHFYNLFHPKFDKMGSTENIEFIKDSRKAQVDSLNTANGDGPLVFIGEWVNEWSFRDGSEENYQDFGRAQLDVYGSASFGWAYWSFKNVNDHWSLEWNIKNKIMQL; this is translated from the exons ATGGCAGATATCGTCGGAGTTAATACCGTTGATCAACTTAAGGCAAACATCTCTCTTTCAG CTTCGGGCGTGGATGGATTAAACGGAGAGAAAGTAAAAGCTGTGAACTTGGGTAATTGGTTGGTTATTGAAGGATGGATGAAACCTTCACTATTTGAAGGCATTCCAGTAGGAGATATGCTT GATGGAGCAAAGGTTCGGTTCAAATCCCTGAGCTCAAATAAGTACGTAAGTGCAGAGGATGGAGGGAGTTCCTGCGTCGTCACCGTAGACAGGGAAGTAGCTAGTAATTGGGAAACCTTCAGA TTATGGAGAGTGTCTCAATCGGAATTTCAGTTTCGGACCCATAATGGACAGTTCCTATCCTGTGGTGGAGAAGGGGCTTCTGTCTCCGTAACATCAAATTACCCGTCTTCGACAGAAACATTTTCTATTGTAAGGAGTAGCAATGATCGAGTTCATATTAAACTATCAAGCGGTACATATTTGCAG GTGTCTTCTGGAAATGAGCTCAAAGCAGACTATATAGGGATCCCAGAATGGGAAGATAATGCAGCCACATTTGAAATGACTTTTGAAGGTGGAAAGGTCATGCTTGGAGAGTACCAGCTGACCAATGGGTATGGATATGAAAAGGCGACAGAAGTACTTAAT GAACATTGGAGCAGCTATATTACACAAGCAGACTTTCAGTTTCTTAGCGAAAACGGTATAAACACCGTGAGAATTCCTGTTGGGTGGTGGATTGCTCAAGATCCCAACCCACCGGCTCCTTATATTGGGGGAAGTTTGGCAGCTCTTGATAATGCATTCAAATGGGCACA GGAGTACAACATTAAATGCATAGTCAACCTTCATGCAGTTATTGGTTCCCAAAACGGATGGGAGCACAGCGCTAGTCGAGATGGTTCTGTGGACTGGGGAACATCTGATGAAAACATCCAGCAAAGCCTTGATGTGATAGAATTTCTAGCTTCCAG ATATGGAAGCGATCCTGCTCTATTGGGGATTCAACTTTTGAATGAACCAAAATCTTCTGAAGTTCCCTTCTATGTCTTACAAGATTACTACTCAAAGGGATACAATATTGTGAGGAAATATTCAGCTACAGCTTACGTGATTATGTGTCAGTTTGTTGACACAGACCCAACGGAGCTTTATCATGCGATTGCCAAATTGGGTTTATCAAACGTAGTGTTGGATTTGCACTTCTACAATCTCTTCCATCCAAAATTTGATAAGATGGGCTCAACTGAGAATATAGAATTCATAAAAGACAGCAGGAAAGCTCAAGTGGATTCCCTAAACACTGCTAATGGCGATGGACCACTAGTTTTTATTG GGGAGTGGGTAAATGAATGGAGTTTTAGAGACGGTTCTGAGGAGAATTATCAGGACTTTGGTAGAGCACAGTTAGATGTTTACGGTTCAGCTTCTTTTGGATGGGCATATTGGTCATTCAAGAATGTTAATGATCATTGGAGTCTCGAGTGGAACATCAAGAACAAAATCATGCAGTTATAG
- the LOC113284604 gene encoding uncharacterized protein LOC113284604: MGGSMDVNFESHLHGDDNSSSRVGLFGASNNRVSSNLRWSDMLGVGKDEPLHDLIPYAPPGLVGGKKLTVFSDDEVEDDVHRCEKLVVGCFVGKRLPFLMVRNFAKRVWKLKGEMKMTLLGDAVFVFEFDSAEDRAMALEHGCLFISGQPFVVGPWSLMIEQELAELKTIPIWINLRNVRLHLWNSKGLVKAAAEAAAEATAEVAAAKKLAEASKAKDKPVGGNEGWVVKNRKRGRNKNSNQQKSSTAGLDGASTSGTANMVEVPIMMNNKFHQLTEEGTGEFMEVVMTTTTKDNHRLTPFGSNDTADGSQVCPQPLSLISGVYVGNREVGDTMIGFVLNQVERLDEGQKENDGARTHFLPKSSIQGKNMLNVKAAEKKSPKVKKPNPSLLL, translated from the exons ATGGGTGGATCGATGGATGTGAATTTTGAATCTCATTTACATGGAGATGATAATAGTTCTTCTAGAGTGGGATTGTTTGGGGCTTCTAATAACAGGGTTTCTAGTAATCTTCGATGGTCTGATATGTTGGGTGTAGGGAAAGATGAACCTCTTCATGATCTTATTCCTTATGCACCTCCAGGTCTGGTTGGGGGTAAGAAACTCACAGTGTTTTCTGATGATGAAGTAGAGGATGATGTTCATCGATGTGAGAAATTGGTTGTTGGGTGTTTTGTGGGGAAGCGATTACCATTTTTGATGGTGAGGAATTTTGCAAAGAGGGTATGGAAGCTAAAAGGTGAGATGAAGATGACTCTTCTAGGAGATGCagtttttgtgtttgaatttgattCTGCAGAAGATAGAGCTATGGCTTTGGAGCATGGGTGTTTGTTTATTTCTGGACAACCATTTGTTGTTGGACCCTGGTCACTAATGATTGAACAGGAGTTGGCTGAACTGAAGACAATTCCTATCTGGATCAATCTGAGAAATGTTCGTCTCCATTTATGGAATTCTAAAGGGCTAG TCAAAgctgctgctgaagctgctgctgaagctactgctgaagttgctgctgcAAAAAAATTAGCTGAAGCTAGTAAGGCAAAGGATAAGCCCGTGGGTGGTAATGAAGGATGGGTGGTGAAGAATCGGAAGAGAGGAAGGAACAAAAACTCAAACCAACAAAAGAGTAGCACTGCTGGCTTGGATGGGGCCTCAACTAGTGGTACTGCAAATATGGTGGAAGTTCCAATTATGATGAATAACAAATTTCATCAGTTAACTGAGGAAGGGACTGGTGAGTTCATGGAGGTGGTCATGACTACTACTACCAAGGATAACCATAGGTTAACTCCTTTTGGTAGTAATGATACTGCTGATGGAAGTCAAGTTTGTCCTCAGCCACTTAGTTTAATTTCAGGGGTTTATGTGGGTAATAGGGAAGTTGGAGATACTATGATTGGTTTTGTTTTGAATCAGGTAGAAAGACTAGATGAGGGTCAAAAGGAGAATGATGGTGCTAGAACTCATTTCCTGCCAAAGTCCTCTATCCAAGGGAAGAACATGTTGAATGTCAAGGCTGCAGAGAAGAAATCTCCAAAGGTTAAAAAACCAAACCCCTCTCTTTTACTATGA